A genomic stretch from Candidatus Nitrotoga arctica includes:
- the dnaN gene encoding DNA polymerase III subunit beta yields MFIEKIEKNNLLNPLQKIIGIVERKQPLPILSNVLIEKTGSNIRFVATDLEIQISTQFTDANQRSPDTAITVAAKKLQEILKVLPEESKVTLDIQETRLLVKVNKSKFTLQTLPAQDFPKVSEQLEQAVKIQIEQGKLKKLFGMVQYAMAQQDIRYYLNGVLLVIEGNFLKLIATDGHRLAYIITKLDQEYPKREIILPRKTVNELIKLLTETEEKITFELTENQVRMTFSDIILISKVIDGKFPDYERVIPSYTNQLTLNRIEILQALQRAAILSNEKFRGVRFVLTEKNLRIISNNSEQEEAQEDMEIDYQGIALDVGFNVNYLMDGLNNAATQTITFSFGDANSSILITIPGNEEFKYVVMPMRI; encoded by the coding sequence ATGTTTATTGAAAAGATTGAAAAAAATAATTTACTAAATCCCCTTCAGAAAATCATTGGAATAGTAGAACGTAAACAACCTCTCCCAATTCTATCAAATGTATTAATTGAAAAAACCGGATCAAATATACGTTTTGTAGCAACGGATCTTGAAATTCAAATTTCAACACAATTTACCGATGCAAATCAAAGAAGTCCTGATACAGCAATTACTGTAGCTGCTAAAAAATTACAAGAAATTCTCAAAGTTTTACCTGAAGAAAGTAAAGTTACATTAGATATTCAAGAAACTCGTCTTTTAGTAAAAGTAAATAAAAGTAAATTTACTTTACAAACTTTACCTGCTCAAGACTTTCCAAAGGTTTCCGAACAATTAGAACAAGCTGTCAAAATTCAAATTGAACAAGGAAAGCTTAAAAAATTATTTGGTATGGTTCAATATGCCATGGCACAGCAAGATATTCGTTATTATTTAAATGGTGTTTTATTGGTTATTGAGGGCAATTTTTTAAAATTAATAGCAACAGATGGACATCGTCTTGCTTATATTATTACTAAGCTTGATCAAGAATATCCTAAACGTGAAATTATTCTGCCTAGAAAAACAGTTAATGAACTAATTAAACTTTTAACTGAGACAGAAGAAAAAATAACATTTGAATTAACTGAGAATCAAGTCCGTATGACTTTTTCAGATATTATTTTAATTTCTAAGGTAATCGATGGAAAATTTCCAGATTATGAGCGTGTTATCCCTAGTTATACTAATCAACTTACGTTGAATAGAATTGAAATATTACAGGCGTTACAACGCGCAGCAATTTTATCCAATGAAAAATTCAGAGGTGTACGTTTTGTACTGACAGAAAAAAATCTGCGTATTATAAGTAACAATAGCGAGCAAGAAGAAGCGCAGGAAGATATGGAAATAGACTATCAAGGAATTGCACTTGATGTTGGTTTTAATGTTAATTATTTAATGGATGGATTAAATAATGCTGCTACACAAACCATAACATTCTCATTTGGTGATGCAAATAGTAGTATTTTGATCACAATTCCAGGTAATGAAGAATTTAAGTACGTTGTTATGCCAATGCGTATTTAA